Part of the Bacillota bacterium genome, GAAGTCTTCGTCTGTCATTATGGGATTGACGCTCGCCAGATAAACGATTGCTCCTTGCATTAGCTCCATAGCATTACCTACCTTTGTGTATATCCCTCTGTAGCTTTCATGGAATTGTGCCTCTTTGCTACTTGTTTAGGAGTATGTCTCCGCTCTTTTCAGCAATAGACAGCATCAAACACTCGATAGCCCTTCTGAAATGCTTGCTCTCCAGGTCCTTCTCCCAAAAATTTTGGCCTTCATCAATTTCAAACTTCAAATCCTCTATTACCTCAAGCCCAACAGTAAACCCCTCCTGTATCAGTTGGGCGAGTGACTGATTCATCTATTTATTGGTTTGCCGGGTTGGCCTTGGATTCAACTATCCGCATACTCTTTCTCTTAAGTTCTGAGCCTCGCCAATATAATACCTGCCCTGTTCGCCTGGTTTATATGCATACCAGCGATAGATGGCAGGTCGTAAGAAGTCCTGTCATCATCTGATATTATTAGATACACCCTTTATGAAGCATGCTATTTCTAATTTCATTTCCCTATACTGTCATCTTTAAATAACCGAGCCAGTATCCTATCTAACTCCCCCTTGCTGTGTGTATTCAAAGATATTGCTTTACCGCTTTCTTTATGGATAATGATGAATTCTCTTGCTTGCAGTTCTTTGACTGCATCTTTGTATTGTGATTCTGATAGTCCGGTCATTTTTCTCACATACGCAGGCGAAACATAGTTGTCTCCCCAGCAACCTTTCCTCCATAGCTTTTCTACAATAAGAGTGGCTTCACCACATAACGATACTTGGTTATCTTCTTCCTCCGATAGCCTCTCTTTAGCCGTTCCTTCCTGATTAGAAATAACAGCGTATTCGCTTGATAGGATCTCTTTCACTGTCAGTAACCAATCGTCATTAACACATGGCCAACAAGCCTCGAAGGGAGCTCCAAGTCTTGACAAGCACTGCAACAACTCTGATGGATGCAACCCCATGCTCTTTGCTACTTCGCTAAGCTTAGTTGACACCAGTTATCGCCTCTAGAATGAAATCCGGTAATCTCTCTAGGAAGAACTCCGCCTTCTTTTCGTTTGGGAATTCGATGGACAAGGAAATGCTGCTGGGAGTATTCGGAATGATTAGGGCGGGAAACCCATACCTTATGTCATAACTTGCCTCATCTATACAAGCAAAGCTCCAAAACACACGCGCAGCAAGTTCTTCTCGTATTCCGGTTTCTCCCTCGCTAATGCTGTTCCATACTTCACAGGTAACTGGCATGAAGACTACCAGGCATCCTTCATCTTTCTCGAAGTAATATAACTCAAATATGACACTTTCGTTCTCCTCGATCTTCTCTATGCTTAATGAGCCTGGAAATGCTTCTTCAATTTCCTTGTTCTTCTTCTCAACCTCTATCCTTGCAGTCTCTCTTACTGCTTGAACTTGAGCAATCTCATATATATGCTTCCACTCCTCACGTGCTTCCCATTTCTCCCTTATTTCGGGATCTTCGTCTTTGGCCTTCATCAATGCTCTATATGCATTTCTCGCTTGCTCTATTTCTGGTGCAACTTCCATCATCTTTACAAGTTGCCTCTCGAGACCTTTTATGTATTCCTCCATGGAATGCCTAGCCTCATCATTCAACATCTTCTCAAGGCCATTTCTTTTATGCATAAGGGATTCGATTTCACGATCAAGCACTCTTATCTCGCCCTCTAGCTTACGGAGATCTGGAATTGACCCGCTTTCGTTGACATCCTGGATTGGGGGATAATGGGTCCCTCGAGAAAGGAGAGAGCATGGCACAAGGAAAACCCTACCCACCGGAGTTCCGGACCGAGGCGGTGAGGCTTTACCGCATGGGCGGGAGGACCCTCGCAGAGACGGCCCGGGAGATCGGCGTATCCGACTGGACCCTGGCCCGCTGGGTACGCCAGGCGAACATCGACGAGGGCAAGGCAGAAGGGCTCACCACCGAGGAACGAGAGGAACTCAACCGCCTGCGCCGGGAGAACAGGATCCTCAAAGAAGAAAAGGAAATCCTGAGAAAGGCCGCGCTTTTCTTCGCCCGGGAGACGGATCAGCGGCGATGAAGTTTTCCCTGATCGACGAAGAGAAGACGCACCATTCGGTCTCCCGCCTGGCCAGCGTGCTTGGTGTGTCGCGCGCCGGCTACTACGCACAAAGGAAAAGGGGTTTCTCGAAAAGGAGGACCGAGGACGAGGAGCTGAAGGTCCTCATAGCGAAGATCCACGCCTCCTCCTTCGGCACCTATGGAGCTCCCCGCATCCACGCCGAGCTCGCCCAGGTTCACGGAATCCGGGTGGGCAAAAAGAGGGTGGCCCGGCTGATGAAGGAGCTCCGGATAGAGGGGGTGTCCAGGCGGAAGAAAGGGAGGGCCGGAAGGCAAGCCTCGGATCTCCCTCCGGCCCCCGACCTGGTGAAGCGGGTCTTTTCCGCCTCCCGCCCGGATGAGCTCTGGGTTGCGGACATCACCTACATCCCCACCTGGGAGGGCTGGCTCTACCTGGCTGCCATCATCGATGTGTGTACGCGCAGGTGTTGCGGCTGGTCGATGAGGAACGACCTTTCCGCGAACCTGGTCATAGACGCCCTGGGAATGGCGGTGACCTTGAGAAAGCCTCGACCGGGCACCATCCACCATTCCGACCGGGGAAGCCAGTACGGGTCCTTGGCCTTCGGAAAGACGCTACGCGAGTCGGGAATCATCCCCTCCATGGGGAGCAAGGGTGACCCGTACGACAACGCAGCGGCGGAGAGCTTCATGGCCACCTTGAAGACGGAGCTCATCCACCGCAACCGGTTTAAAACCAGGGATGAGGCGAGGTTTGCCGTCTTCCGTTATATCGAAGGTTTCTACAACCCTAAAAGGAGGCATTCAGCTCTGGACTACAAGAGCCCGGCGGAGTATGAAAGAATGCTTACGGAAACTGAAGAGGCAGCGGAGATGGCCGCTGCCACAATTTGAGGTGTCAACAGAAACGGGGCAAGTCCATTGTCTAACTAGGGATAGACCTCAAACACCGATGCTACCCATATAGAGTACCGAAAATCAACCAAAACGGAATTTGATATTTGTGCAGCGCGGGAAAGGCCACTAACGATAACCTTATTTATAGTAAACGAGGTAGCTGGGTGAGCTGGCTTTATGGGCCTCTGGGTGGGGGAGTTATCGTAAACGAAAACGGGGAAGATTGAATTAGGTCAGCCTCTTTTCGGCAGCAGACCCTTGTATATGGAGGCTACGCCCTCAACATACTCCTCGTCAGAGCGATGGGCATAGACACTCACTGTCTTGAGGTCGGCATGGCCAAGATACTCGGCGATGACATCGAGCCTTTGGCCGCGCTGCGCCAGGTGGGTGGCGAAGCTGTGGCGGAGAGTATGCGGGGTCACATCTTTGCCGATGCCAGCCCGCTTTGCATATTTTCGGAGCGCATGGCGGTAGGTGGGCGGGTTCATAGGGACCCCATCCTTGGTGGTGAACAGATAATCATGGCCTGCTTCCGGGCGAACTTGCCGCCACTTCTCCACTTCCTCCAAGACCCATGGGTCTATAGGGATGTCCCGAGATTTGCCCCCTTTACCGTCTCTCACGATGACCGCGGGGCGCGGCTTCTTGGAGTGCTTGAAATAGAATCCACCAACGATATCGTTCAGCTTAAGGTTACAGAGCTCGCCTACACGCAGACCGGCTACATAGTTAAGCACCAACATGGCCTTGTCGCGTCGGCCAAGGGTCCTCCGGAGGTCCGGCATTTGGAGCAGGCGGTATACTTCGTCCTCCGCGAGGACTGTGAAATGGCCGTTCTCAGCCCGCGGGAGCGCTATATTCCTCGCTGGGTTGTGTGTGGCCAGCCCGTTATCCACTGCCCAGGCGAAGAACGCCCTCAGCGCGGCTAGGCGCCGGCGGAGGGTGGCGGGGGAGACGCCGCGGGCCATCTCATGGTCCCTGAAGGCAGCGACGTGTTCGATGCCTATGTCGCCCAGCGAGGCGTCTCGTTGTGTTCCAATGGCTAGGAAGTCATAGAAGAGCTCGAGGTCGCTCCCATAGCTCCTTCGTGTATTTCCTGGTGGGATGGTTATAAGGAAGCGTCGAGTTGATTCTGCGAGTCCGGCTCCCCTCGTAATCCGCACTACTTCGACGCTTCCCATTGTTGCCTCCTGTTTGTCTAAATATGCAAACTAATATTTACCAATTAATTATAATGCAAGATAATGACAATCCTAGTTGTGCTTGAGTAAAGCCCACGATCTTCTGTAGATTTCCACCATCCAAGATAAAGGCTTCCATCTTATATCCCGGAGAAGAGTTGGAGCCGCCGCCTTTTCCTCCGGTTTCGCAACCCAAGGGCAGATGGGCATAGCGTCATGGAGGGCATCGGCCCTCTTGCCCTTGAGAAGATTCTTTATTCGGTTGTCAACGTAGATGTTATGATGCGATCCTCGCCCGCTCGGGCTTTCCTTCCCCCGCCTCTTCAGCCAGCAGGCCCATATCGAGGTATCGCCTCCCGGTCTCCCATTCCTCTGACTGCTCGACGCACAGGGCGGCGATGAGCCGCAGGGCCGCTTCCCGGTTGGGGAAGATCCTCACCACCCGGGTCCTGCGTCTTATCTCCTCGTTCAATCTCTCCACGCAGTTGGTGGTCCTTATCCTCCGCCGATGGCTGGCGGGAAAGTGGAAGCATGCCAGCACATCGTCTGAGGCCTCCTCCAGCTTCTCCGACACCTCCGGCCGTATCTTGCTCCACTTCGCCACCGTCTCAGCTAGGAAGCGGCTGGCCACGGAGAGGTCGGGGGCGTCGAAGATGGCCCGCAGTTCTTGGTGGAGGTCCCTCTTCTGCCCCTTGGGTGCGTAGGAGAGGAGGTTGCGGATGAAATGGCACTGGCACCTCTGCCAGGCCGCGCCCTGGAAGTGGCGGGAGGTAGCGGCCTTGATCCCCTCGTGGTCGTCGGAGATCAGAAGCCTCACCCCGGCCAGGCCCCGCCGCTTGAGCTTGCGGAAGAGGTCCGACCAGGTGGCGGTGGACTCGGTATCGGCGATTTCCACCGCCAGAATCTCCCGCTTGCCCTCGGCCGATATCCCCACGCAGATCAGGATGCCCTGGGATATCACCTTGCCGCATACCCTGACCCTCTCGTAGCGGGCATCGATTATGAGGTAGGGATATTCCCCATCAAGGGACCGTTCCCTCCAGGCCTCGAGCTTCTCATCAAGCTGCTTGGCCAGTTTGGAGACCAGCTGGGAGGAGAAGGCGCGGCCGCACAGCTTCTCGGTCACCTGCGCCACCTTGCGGGTGGACACCCCTTTTAAGTACATCTCCATGAGGGCGAGCACCAGGGCCTTGTCCGAGCGCTGGTAACGCTCGA contains:
- a CDS encoding IS3 family transposase (programmed frameshift), whose product is MAQGKPYPPEFRTEAVRLYRMGGRTLAETAREIGVSDWTLARWVRQANIDEGKAEGLTTEEREELNRLRRENRILKEEKEILRKAGAFLRPGDGSAAMKFSLIDEEKTHHSVSRLASVLGVSRAGYYAQRKRGFSKRRTEDEELKVLIAKIHASSFGTYGAPRIHAELAQVHGIRVGKKRVARLMKELRIEGVSRRKKGRAGRQASDLPPAPDLVKRVFSASRPDELWVADITYIPTWEGWLYLAAIIDVCTRRCCGWSMRNDLSANLVIDALGMAVTLRKPRPGTIHHSDRGSQYGSLAFGKTLRESGIIPSMGSKGDPYDNAAAESFMATLKTELIHRNRFKTRDEARFAVFRYIEGFYNPKRRHSALDYKSPAEYERMLTETEEAAEMAAATI
- a CDS encoding tyrosine-type recombinase/integrase; this encodes MGSVEVVRITRGAGLAESTRRFLITIPPGNTRRSYGSDLELFYDFLAIGTQRDASLGDIGIEHVAAFRDHEMARGVSPATLRRRLAALRAFFAWAVDNGLATHNPARNIALPRAENGHFTVLAEDEVYRLLQMPDLRRTLGRRDKAMLVLNYVAGLRVGELCNLKLNDIVGGFYFKHSKKPRPAVIVRDGKGGKSRDIPIDPWVLEEVEKWRQVRPEAGHDYLFTTKDGVPMNPPTYRHALRKYAKRAGIGKDVTPHTLRHSFATHLAQRGQRLDVIAEYLGHADLKTVSVYAHRSDEEYVEGVASIYKGLLPKRG
- a CDS encoding IS256 family transposase gives rise to the protein MTSTPQDRGGTFSTSLFERYQRSDKALVLALMEMYLKGVSTRKVAQVTEKLCGRAFSSQLVSKLAKQLDEKLEAWRERSLDGEYPYLIIDARYERVRVCGKVISQGILICVGISAEGKREILAVEIADTESTATWSDLFRKLKRRGLAGVRLLISDDHEGIKAATSRHFQGAAWQRCQCHFIRNLLSYAPKGQKRDLHQELRAIFDAPDLSVASRFLAETVAKWSKIRPEVSEKLEEASDDVLACFHFPASHRRRIRTTNCVERLNEEIRRRTRVVRIFPNREAALRLIAALCVEQSEEWETGRRYLDMGLLAEEAGEGKPERARIAS